In the genome of Candidatus Binataceae bacterium, the window CGCGGATGCTCGAACGATCCGAACTTGAGCGAGTCCATGCTCGCGATCGGCCGCGCCCCCATCGTAAAAATGTCGCGCAGAATCCCGCCCACGCCGGTCGCCGCCCCCTGGTGCGGTTCGACGAACGAAGGATGGTTGTGGCTTTCGATCTTGAACACCGCGACCCAGCCGTCGCCCACATCGATCGCGCCCGCGTTCTCGCCCGGCCCACCAACCACCCGCGGCCCGTGCATCGGCAGGAGCTTGAGATGGCGGCGCGACGACTTGTACGAGCAATGCTCCGACCACATCACCGAGAACACGCCGAGTTCCGTGAACGTCGGCGTGCGCCCGATCAACTTCACGATCGCGGTGTACTCGTCGTCGCTCAGACCGTGGGCGCGCGCCAGCGCGGCGTCAACCGCAGGCTCGCCCGCAAGCGCCGCCGGCCGCTCGCTCATCGCGCGCTCTCGATTATCGAACGGAATATCTTGAGCCCGTCGTCGCCACCCAGCATCTTCTCGACCGCGTGCTCCGGATGCGGCATCAGGCCGAAGACGTTGAAGTGCTCGTTGGCGACACCGGCGATTCCATGCATCGATCCGTTCGGATTGGCCTCGTCGCGCTCGACCCCGTCCGCATCGACGTAGCGGAGCAACACCTGTCCGCGCTCCTCCATCTGCCGCAACTCATCCTCGGGCGCGACGTAGCAGCCCTCGCCATGTTTGATCGGAAGCCGCAGGACTTCGCCCGCGCGCGCCGCCGAGGTGAAGGGCGTATCCGCGTTGTCCACCCGCACCGCCACGCGTTCGCAGATGAACGAGAGCGATCGATTGCGCGTCAACGCGCCCGGCAGCAGATGCGCCTCGCACAGAATCTGGAAGCCGTTGCAAATCCCGATCACGAGGCCGCCGTCGGCGGCGAAGCGCGCGACGCTCTTCATGATCGGTGAGAATCGCGCGATCGCGCCGCAACGCAGGTAATCGCCGTAGCTGAAACCTCCAGGCAGCACCACGCATCCTACGCCGTCCAGGCGTTCGTCCTTATGCCACAACAACGCCGCGTCCTGACCCAGCACCTCCCGCAGCGCGTAAACCGCGTCGTTATCATCGAGCGATCCGGCGAACCGTACGACGCCCCACTTCATCAGCCGTCGACCTCGAAGCGATAATCTTCAATCACCGGGTTGGCCAGCAACTGCTCGCACATCCGCTTGACCGCTTCCCCGGCCGCCGCATGCGTCGGCGCGTCGACTTCGAGCACGATGTAGCGCCCGACCTGCACCCCGTTCACGCCCGCAAAGCCGAGGCTCTTGAGTGAACTCTCGACCGCGCGCCCCTGCGGGTCGAGGACTCCCGCACGCGGCGTGACATAGATGCGCACCCGCACTCAGCCCTCCACCCGCCGCAGCATCTCGTGATAGGCGGCCTCGACATCGCCAAGGTCGCGGCGAAAACGGTCCTTGTCGAGTTTCTTGCGGGTAGCCTTGTCCCAGAAGCGGCAGGTATCGGGACAGATCTCGTCGCCGAGGATAATCTCACCCTTATGGCGTCCGAATTCGAGCTTGAAATCCACCAGGATGATTCCGCGCTCGTCAAGAAAGCGCCGCAATATGTCGTTGACCTTGAGCGCGAGGTCGTGAATGGTCTTGAGTTCGTCGACGGTCGCCCATCCGAACAAAATCGCATGTTCGGGATAGATTAAGGGGTCATCGAGCGGATCGGACTTGTAGTAGTACTCCACGATCGGGAACTTGAGGTCTTCGCCCTCTTCACGGCCCAACCGTTTCGCCATCGATCCCGCCACGATATTGCGCACCACGGTTTCCACCGGCACGATTTGCAACCGCTTGCACAACATCTCGCGCTCGTTCAGCCTGCGCACGAAATGGGTCTTCACGCCGTTGCGCTCAAGCAACCCGAAGAACAACTCCGACATCCGGTTGTTGACTACGCCCTTGTCCTCGATTGTCCCGCGCTTCTTGGCGTTGAAGGCGGTCGCGTCGTCCTTGAAATACGCGATAACGAGGTCCGGGTCGCCGGTCGCATAGAGCTTCTTGGCCTTGCCCTCGTAAAACATTTCGAGTTTTTGCGGAGCATCTTCCACGGGCAACCTCGCAGCGGATGGTTCAGATGCCTTATCTTACTTGCCCGCGACCCCCCGGCCAAACTTCGCGCTCCTGCCGAGCGCTACAGAAATCCACATCCGGGCGGTTTATTCACAAGCCGCGCCGACGCTGTGGGGCTGGAAACCGGCGTAGCGCCGCGCTAGCGGCGCTAGCCGCATCGCTCACTTACCCGGACGCGGCGTAAAGCGAGCCACCAGTTCCTTTGCGAAGCCCAGGTAATTGCGCGGTTCGAGCCCGGCGAAGGCGGCGCGCGCCTCCGCGTCGAGCGGCAGCCCCGCGACGAACTTCGCCAGCGTCTCGCGATTCACCGCGCGCCCGCGCGTCAACTCCTTCAGCCGCTCATACGGCTGCTCGAGATTGTAGCGGCGCATCATGGTCTGGATCGCTTCGGCCACGATCTCCCAGGACTTGTTCTCGTCGAAGTCTGCCGCCAGCCGCGCCGGGTTCAGCTCGAGTTTCTGCAGCCCGCGCTCCAGCGAGTTCAACCCGATCACGATATGGCCGAACGCGTTTCCGATCGCGCGCATCGCCGTACTGTCGCTCAAATCCCGCTGCCAGCGCGCGATCGGCAGTTTCCCCGCCAGATGATCGAGCAGGGCGTTGGCGACGCCGAGATTGCCCTCGCAATTCTCGAAGTCGATCGGATTCACCTTATGCGGCATCACCGACGAGCCGACTTCCCCCGCCGCGATCCGCTGCGTGAAATAGCCCAGCGCCACGTAGCCCCAGACGTCGCGCGCGAAGCCGATCAAGATCGTGTCCACCCTCATCAGGATGTGGAACAGTTCGGCGAGAAAATCGTGACTCTCGATCTGCGTCGTCAGCGGATTCCAGGTGAGCCCCAGACCCTCGACGAAGTTACGCGAATGCGCGATCCAGTCCACCGCCGGATAGGCGAAGCGATGCGCATTGTAGTTGCCGACGGCGCCATTCGCCTTGCCCAGGTATTCCTGCCGGTGCAACTGCGTGAGCTGCCGTTCGACCCGAAAGGCGCAGATCGCGAACTCCTTGCCGAGCGTGGTCGGCGACGCCTCCTGCCCGTGCGTCCGCGCGATCATCGCGGCGTCCTGATAGCCCCGCGCCATCTCGCTCAGTCGTTCGACAATCCGCGCGAGCGTAGGAATCAGATGGGCCTCGTTGAACTCCTTGAGCATCAACGCCCAGGCGAGATTGCTGATGTCTTCAGAGGTGCAGGCGAAATGAATCATCTCGCGCGGGATCTGCGGACCGCCTGCGGCGAGCTTTTCCTTGAGGAAATATTCCAGCGCCTTGACGTCGTGATTGGTCTCCGCTTCGAGCGCCTTGACCCGCCGCGCATCCGCTACTGTGAACTCGGCGGCGAGTGCGCGCAGTTGCTTCTGCGCCTCCGCCCCCAGCGCCGGCATCGCGTCGATCGCCGGGTTTGCGGCCAGCGCGATCAGCCACTCGATCTCGACGCGCAAGCGATAGCGAATCAGCGCATACTCGCTGAAGTAGTCGGAAAGCGCGCGAGTCCGCGCGCGATAACGCCCATCGCTCGGTCCGACCGCCAGCAGCGCGGCCTCTTCTTCGCTGTAATGGTTTTGCGGAGCCCGACTCATGCGCGCCAGTTTAGCAAAAGCCTCACCGTCCGGCCCCTCACCGCCCGGCGATTACCTGCCGGTTTGACCGAAACCGCCGCTCCCCCGCGGAGAAACTTCCAGTTCGTCGACTTCGATTAATTCCGCCCGCGCCACCGGCGCGATAATCAATTGCGCGATCCGCTCGCCCGGCTTGATCACGATCGGCGCCTCGCCGAGGTTGATCAGGATAACTTTGATTTCGCCGCGATAGTCAGCGTCGATCGTGCCGGGGGCGTTGACCAGCGCGAGCCCTTCCGCGAGCGCGCGGCCGCTGCGCGCCCGCACCTGTCCCTCGAAGCCCGCGGGTATCGCGATCGCGATCCCGGTGGGCGCCGCGGCGCGCTCGCCCGGCCCGAGCGTCAGCGGCTCGTCGAGATCGGCGGCCAGATCGAATCCGGCCGCCTGCTCACTTTGATAACGCGGCGCCGCCGGCGAACTCCGCCGCAGCCGCCGGATTTGCACTTTTGGAGTGATCATCGAAAAGTGCGCTCAGCGAAAGCCGCCCAGCATGGCTCGCATCGAACGCCTATTGCGCTATTTCGTCAGACCCACGCGGGTCGTGCAACCATAAAAAGGGGAAAACGAAGGAACGAGCTACTTGAGCGCGCGCATCGAGAAGCCGCGCTCGTTGAAACAGAGCAGCGAACGCTTGCCCTGCAGCGTCGTCTCGAGCACGCATTCGTGCCCCCACAAGCGCTGCACGAAGGCCATGGTCTTCTCCGCATATTCGAGCTGCAGATCGCGGCCGTCGTGATAATGCTTCAGGTAGAGCGTGCGGTTCTGGCCGAAGTCGGCGTCCTCGACCTTGATCACCGGAATCGAGCCCGCGCCGACGTTCTTGATCATCGTCTCCTTGACCTGCTTCCAGCCCTCCGTGTCCGAGACCTTGTCGATCACCAACTCGTCGCCGCGCGCTTCGTACTCGAACATGTCCATCTCGCGCATCAACTCTTCGGTCAAATAGCGCCGCAAAAAGGAGCTGTCGCGCTCAACCTCGCGCGCTTCGAAAATCTTCTCTTTGCCGTTTTTGACCGGCGCGCCGTACTTTTTGATTTCTTCCGCAGTCGGCGTGGTATGGCGCCGGTACAGGTCTTCCCAGATCTTGAAGCCCAGATGGTACGGATTGATCTGCCCCGGAATCGGCCGCAGAACCTGGTTGTGCCGCACTATAAATTCCAGATGCAGCCCCTGCTCGAGCGCGAGCGACTCGACAATCTGCTTGTGCCAGTAGCTCGCCCAGCCCTCGTTCATGATCTTGGTTTCCATCATGGGCAGGAAATATTTCGTCTCCTCGTCCACGATGGTCAGTAGATCTTTTTCCCACCCGGCCAGAAACGGATTGTGATCGCGGATGAAGAGCAGCAGGTCCTCGTCCGGTTCCAGCGGCGTCCGGCGCGTTTCCGCCTCCTTGAACGGCGGCCGCGCATGCACGCGATGAAACGGATCGACCCGCGGCTGCGCCTGTTCCAGCGCGCGTTCGACCTGTTCTTCGCGGTTGAGCTTCTTGATCGCCAGGTTGCGCCGGCACTGCAGCGCCAATGCGTGCGCGGCGTCCAGGATGTGCTCGACCTTGTCCACCCCGATCGAGGGGTCTTCGGCGTAGCGCCGCACGCGCAGCGCGTGCGCTTTGAAAGTTTCGATCGTCAGTTCCGCGCGCGTCGACTTGTAGGTGAAATTATTCTTGAAAAAATCATTGTGGCCATAGACGTGCGCGATCGTGAGAATCTGCAGCAACAACGTGTTGTCGCGCATCAGGTAGGCGATCGCCGGGTTCGAGTTGATCACCATCTCGTACGGCAGCCCGCTCACCCCGTAATCGTAAAGCGTCTTCAGCTTTTCGTACGACTTGCCGTACGACCAATGCGGATAATGCGACGGCATCCCGGAGTACGCCATGTACCCGAGCATCCCGTTGTGGTCGCAGATCTCGAACTCCTGCGGATACCAGGTCAGGCCGAATTCGGCGGCCTTATCCTGGACCCGCTTGTCCCACTCGGCCAATTCGCGGATTTCGTAGTTCGCCATTTATTTCTTTGATGCGAATTATTCTTTGATGCGATCTTTTGACAGAAAAGCCTTGAACGACGGCCAGATGTCTTCCTTGCGCTCGATCAGCACCGCCTGGAAATTCGCAGCTTCGAGCCGGCGGAAAACATTCAGCATCGAGGATTCGTAGTAGCGCGAACCGAGCGGCTTGATCTCGCCATAACCGAACAGATTGCAGACCTCGGTCAGCTCCTTCGCCGTGCGCAGCGCCGCCGGATTATCCGAATCGAAATTGTCGCCGTCCGAACAATGGAACGCGTAGATATTCCACAACGACGGATGATACCGCTCGGCGATTATATCCAGCGCTTTCTGATAGCCCGACGAGATAAACGTGCCGCCGGCCTCGCCCTTGTGGAAGAACTCCTCCTCGGTCACTTCGCTGGCCTCGGTATGATGGCCGATAAACACGATCTCGACGTTGCGATAGCGCGTCGCGATAAACTGGTACAGCATGAAGAAGAAGCTGCGCGCCAGATACTTCTTCATCGTATCCATCGAGCCCGAGGTATCCATCACGCACATCACCACCGCGTTGGAATCCTCGCGCGTGTCGATCTCGAGATGCTTGTAGCGGAGATCGTCCTGATGAAAGGGGAAACGTTGCGCCTGCTCCTCGGTTTGCTCGTCGACTACGCCGTTGGCGGCGTCCTCGGCGGCCTGCAGTTCCCGGCTCCGGCGCGTCGCCATAATCCGC includes:
- a CDS encoding AIR synthase related protein; protein product: MSERPAALAGEPAVDAALARAHGLSDDEYTAIVKLIGRTPTFTELGVFSVMWSEHCSYKSSRRHLKLLPMHGPRVVGGPGENAGAIDVGDGWVAVFKIESHNHPSFVEPHQGAATGVGGILRDIFTMGARPIASMDSLKFGSFEHPRTRYLLSGVVDGIGGYGNCVGVPTVAGEVMFDEGYNGNILVNAFCIGLARKDELQSACARGVGNPVLYVGSATGRDGIHGASLLASAEFDAESASKRPTV
- the purQ gene encoding phosphoribosylformylglycinamidine synthase subunit PurQ, translating into MKWGVVRFAGSLDDNDAVYALREVLGQDAALLWHKDERLDGVGCVVLPGGFSYGDYLRCGAIARFSPIMKSVARFAADGGLVIGICNGFQILCEAHLLPGALTRNRSLSFICERVAVRVDNADTPFTSAARAGEVLRLPIKHGEGCYVAPEDELRQMEERGQVLLRYVDADGVERDEANPNGSMHGIAGVANEHFNVFGLMPHPEHAVEKMLGGDDGLKIFRSIIESAR
- the purS gene encoding phosphoribosylformylglycinamidine synthase subunit PurS — encoded protein: MRVRIYVTPRAGVLDPQGRAVESSLKSLGFAGVNGVQVGRYIVLEVDAPTHAAAGEAVKRMCEQLLANPVIEDYRFEVDG
- the purC gene encoding phosphoribosylaminoimidazolesuccinocarboxamide synthase, with product MEDAPQKLEMFYEGKAKKLYATGDPDLVIAYFKDDATAFNAKKRGTIEDKGVVNNRMSELFFGLLERNGVKTHFVRRLNEREMLCKRLQIVPVETVVRNIVAGSMAKRLGREEGEDLKFPIVEYYYKSDPLDDPLIYPEHAILFGWATVDELKTIHDLALKVNDILRRFLDERGIILVDFKLEFGRHKGEIILGDEICPDTCRFWDKATRKKLDKDRFRRDLGDVEAAYHEMLRRVEG
- the purB gene encoding adenylosuccinate lyase, yielding MSRAPQNHYSEEEAALLAVGPSDGRYRARTRALSDYFSEYALIRYRLRVEIEWLIALAANPAIDAMPALGAEAQKQLRALAAEFTVADARRVKALEAETNHDVKALEYFLKEKLAAGGPQIPREMIHFACTSEDISNLAWALMLKEFNEAHLIPTLARIVERLSEMARGYQDAAMIARTHGQEASPTTLGKEFAICAFRVERQLTQLHRQEYLGKANGAVGNYNAHRFAYPAVDWIAHSRNFVEGLGLTWNPLTTQIESHDFLAELFHILMRVDTILIGFARDVWGYVALGYFTQRIAAGEVGSSVMPHKVNPIDFENCEGNLGVANALLDHLAGKLPIARWQRDLSDSTAMRAIGNAFGHIVIGLNSLERGLQKLELNPARLAADFDENKSWEIVAEAIQTMMRRYNLEQPYERLKELTRGRAVNRETLAKFVAGLPLDAEARAAFAGLEPRNYLGFAKELVARFTPRPGK
- the dut gene encoding dUTP diphosphatase; translation: MITPKVQIRRLRRSSPAAPRYQSEQAAGFDLAADLDEPLTLGPGERAAAPTGIAIAIPAGFEGQVRARSGRALAEGLALVNAPGTIDADYRGEIKVILINLGEAPIVIKPGERIAQLIIAPVARAELIEVDELEVSPRGSGGFGQTGR
- a CDS encoding SpoVR family protein; its protein translation is MANYEIRELAEWDKRVQDKAAEFGLTWYPQEFEICDHNGMLGYMAYSGMPSHYPHWSYGKSYEKLKTLYDYGVSGLPYEMVINSNPAIAYLMRDNTLLLQILTIAHVYGHNDFFKNNFTYKSTRAELTIETFKAHALRVRRYAEDPSIGVDKVEHILDAAHALALQCRRNLAIKKLNREEQVERALEQAQPRVDPFHRVHARPPFKEAETRRTPLEPDEDLLLFIRDHNPFLAGWEKDLLTIVDEETKYFLPMMETKIMNEGWASYWHKQIVESLALEQGLHLEFIVRHNQVLRPIPGQINPYHLGFKIWEDLYRRHTTPTAEEIKKYGAPVKNGKEKIFEAREVERDSSFLRRYLTEELMREMDMFEYEARGDELVIDKVSDTEGWKQVKETMIKNVGAGSIPVIKVEDADFGQNRTLYLKHYHDGRDLQLEYAEKTMAFVQRLWGHECVLETTLQGKRSLLCFNERGFSMRALK
- the yhbH gene encoding sporulation protein YhbH, with product MSDTIFREYRPSEAERSDRSAGDRLRHREKVRESIRENIADIIAEESIIGKNKDKVIKVPLRGIKEYRFVYGDNAPGVGTGDGNAQPGQVVGKTGEGQGKGEGKAGDQPGVDYYETDVSLEELIEIMFEDLELPNLERRALREIPSDQSSKRKGYRHVGIRVRLDKRRTARQRVTRIMATRRSRELQAAEDAANGVVDEQTEEQAQRFPFHQDDLRYKHLEIDTREDSNAVVMCVMDTSGSMDTMKKYLARSFFFMLYQFIATRYRNVEIVFIGHHTEASEVTEEEFFHKGEAGGTFISSGYQKALDIIAERYHPSLWNIYAFHCSDGDNFDSDNPAALRTAKELTEVCNLFGYGEIKPLGSRYYESSMLNVFRRLEAANFQAVLIERKEDIWPSFKAFLSKDRIKE